In one window of Microtus pennsylvanicus isolate mMicPen1 chromosome 2, mMicPen1.hap1, whole genome shotgun sequence DNA:
- the Lcmt2 gene encoding tRNA wybutosine-synthesizing protein 4 has product MGPQSRGRRAGTVQSTNDSSALSKRSLAAHGYVRDAFAALLVPGPVRRTPLIHRGYYVRARAVRHCVRAFLQRTGALPAPTRAQVLSLGAGSDSLYFRLKAAGLLARTAVWEVDFPDVSRSKAERIREIPELCSLTGPFQLGDSSSALCFESSDYRILGADLRELPKLGEALDCAGLDATAPTLLLAEAVLTYLEPADAEALIAWAAQRFPDALFVIYEQMKPRDAFGQIMLQHFRRLHSPLHGLELFPDVEAQVRRFLQAGWTACSALDLNEFYRRLLPADERRRIETLEPFDEFEEWHLKCAHYFILAASRGDTLSGTPVLPPPETSFWVDPALPSGFLSARAVTSDQHSSLKRYGHASVLLSPGIIFSAGGFGEEEGRHCRVSTFHLLWRSRDSEWKSSQISTLGTGGQWDGRLYHTMTRLSDTQVLVLGGRLSPVTPASGALRLELYRSEADCPESQTVTVTEAAMEEGPVLSCWRHSTTEVYYQNQRYLFVYGGRSVVEPVLSDCRFLHVETMAWAPIPVEGAAPEGRHSHSACGWQGGALIAGGLGASEEPLSSVLFLRPKSSGFLWESIDIQPPITPRYSHTAHVFHGRLLLVGGVWIHSSSVPGVTVIDLTSGSSSEYQLDTTSVPWPVMVHSHSSVLLPEEQQILLTGGGGNCFSFGTYFNPHPVALDLSSLSTGQ; this is encoded by the coding sequence ATGGGTCCGCAAAGCCGCGGGCGCCGGGCGGGAACCGTGCAGAGCACCAACGACAGCAGCGCCCTCAGCAAGCGGTCGCTGGCCGCACACGGATACGTGCGCGACGCCTTCGCGGCGCTGCTGGTCCCAGGACCCGTGCGGCGCACGCCACTGATCCACCGCGGCTAttacgtgcgcgcgcgcgccgtGCGTCACTGCGTGCGCGCCTTCCTCCAGCGCACTGGCGCGCTCCCGGCCCCGACCCGGGCGCAGGTTCTGTCTTTGGGTGCAGGCTCCGACTCTCTGTACTTTCGCCTGAAGGCTGCGGGCCTCCTGGCCCGGACTGCCGTTTGGGAGGTGGACTTCCCAGACGTGTCTCGGAGCAAGGCGGAGAGGATCAGGGAGATCCCGGAGCTGTGCTCTCTGACCGGCCCTTTCCAGCTCGGGGACTCGTCCTCCGCTCTGTGCTTCGAGAGCTCGGACTACCGCATCCTGGGCGCGGACCTGCGTGAGCTCCCGAAGTTAGGCGAGGCCCTGGACTGCGCGGGCCTAGACGCCACCGCACCCACGCTGCTCCTGGCCGAGGCGGTGCTCACCTACCTTGAGCCCGCCGATGCCGAGGCCCTCATCGCCTGGGCCGCCCAGCGTTTCCCCGACGCCCTTTTCGTAATCTATGAGCAGATGAAGCCGCGAGACGCCTTTGGGCAAATCATGCTGCAGCACTTTCGGCGACTGCATTCTCCCCTGCACGGCCTGGAGCTCTTTCCCGACGTGGAGGCCCAGGTACGGCGCTTCCTTCAAGCTGGCTGGACTGCCTGCAGCGCCCTGGACCTGAACGAGTTCTACCGCCGCCTTCTCCCCGCAGACGAGCGTCGGCGGATCGAGACGCTCGAACCCTTTGATGAGTTTGAGGAGTGGCATCTGAAGTGTGCCCACTATTTCATCCTGGCAGCATCAAGGGGAGACACGCTATCGGGAACTCCGGTGTTGCCACCTCCAGAGACATCTTTTTGGGTAGATCCTGCTTTGCCTTCAGGTTTTCTTTCTGCCAGAGCAGTCACTAGTGACCAGCACTCCAGCCTGAAGAGATATGGCCACGCCTCTGTCCTCTTGAGCCCTGGCATTATTTTCAGTGCAGGAGGCTTTGGAGAAGAAGAGGGGCGACACTGCCGAGTGAGCACGTTTCACTTGCTCTGGAGATCCCGTGACTCGGAATGGAAAAGCAGCCAAATAAGTACTTTGGGGACTGGAGGCCAGTGGGATGGACGCCTTTATCACACCATGACAAGGCTTTCAGATACTCAAGTTCTGGTTCTTGGAGGGAGACTGTCCCCAGTTACTCCAGCTTCCGGGGCTCTCCGACTTGAATTATACAGAAGCGAGGCTGATTGCCCCGAGAGTCAGACTGTAACAGTAACAGAGGCTGCCATGGAAGAAGGTCCCGTGTTGTCTTGTTGGCGGCATTCAACAACGGAAGTATACTACCAAAATCAAAGATACTTATTTGTGTATGGTGGCCGAAGTGTGGTGGAACCTGTACTAAGTGACTGTCGTTTCCTACATGTAGAGACAATGGCTTGGGCCCCAATCCCAGTAGAAGGGGCAGCCCCTGAGGGTCGGCATTCCCATAGTGCCTGCGGTTGGCAAGGAGGAGCGCTTATCGCCGGAGGCCTTGGGGCTTCTGAAGAACCTTTGAGCTCTGTACTGTTTCTTAGACCAAAGTCCTCTGGATTCCTCTGGGAATCAATAGATATCCAGCCCCCCATTACCCCAAGATACTCTCACACTGCTCATGTATTTCATGGGAGGCTGCTTCTGGTTGGAGGGGTCTGGATTCATTCCTCCTCCGTTCCTGGAGTGACTGTTATTGACTTGACTTCAGGGTCGAGCTCTGAGTATCAGCTCGACACGACATCTGTGCCCTGGCCGGTCATGGTGCACAGCCACAGCAGTGTCCTCCTCCCCGAAGAGCAGCAGATCCTGCTgacgggagggggagggaactgcTTTTCCTTCGGCACTTATTTCAATCCCCACCCAGTGGCATTAGATCTTTCTTCCTTAAGTACAGGCCAATAA